The genome window AACGACTGATCGACGTCGAATGGGACACCGATTTCAAGCACAACTTCAATGTGGAGATCGAAATCACGGGCAATGATCGCAGCGGCCTCCTGAACGACGTGCTTCAAGTCGTTGCAGAGACCAAAACGAACATCGCTGCTGTGAGTGGAAAGGCGGACAAAAACCGTGTCGCAACCATTCACATGACGATTTCCATCAGCAATGTGGATCATCTGCAAAAGGTTGTGGAGCGCATCAAGCGCATCAAGGATATTTATTCGGTTCGCCGGATTTTGAGCACCTAGTCCTTCGTGGATTGGGTGTTCTTCTTTACATAAATGTGTCAGCAGCGAAGAGAAAGGAATGGACGAGAGATGAGAGTAGTCGTGCAGCGCACCCGGGAAGCGAGTGTAACAGTAGCAGGAGAAGTAGTGGGACAGATCGAGCACGGCTTGATGCTGCTCGTGGGAATTACACACGAGGATGGCGAAAAGGAAGTGGAATTCGTCGCCGATAAAATAGCCAACCTGCGCATCTTTGAAGACGAGGAAGGGAAAATGAATCACTCCGTATTGGAGACAGGCGGTCAGATCCTTTCTGTCTCTCAATTCACGCTGTACGGCGATTGTCGCAAAGGGAGAAGACCCAATTTCATGGCGGCGGCGAGACCAGAGCACGCAGAGCCTTTGTATGAGCTCTTCAACAAAAAGCTGCGGGAAAAAGGGCTGCAAGTGGAGACGGGACGCTTTGGCGCGATGATGGATGTCCGCCTGCTCAACGACGGGCCTGTTACACTGATTGTAGAATCGTAATGGAGACAGGGGGGCGTACGTATGGGGCGTGAAGCGCTGGTAGTAGGCGGCAGTGGAATGCTTGCTGATGCGACCATCTGGCTGGCCCGTGAAGGCTACCATGTGAGCGTGGTTGGGCGGGATCGAGGCAGGCTGGAACGAGTCGCAAATGATTCGTCCACACCTGATCGGTTTACCCTTCTGGACTTGGACTACCAAGACTCCACAGCGCTTTTGCAGGCGATGGCGAGGCTTCAATCCGATCGAGGTGAGATGGATCTGGTTGTGGCGTGGATCCACCAGACGGCTCCGGAGGCGTTGTCGATCATCCAGCGGGCATTTTCCGGGCAGGAAAAGGCGTGGCGCTTGTATCATGTTTGCGGGAGTCGAGCATGGATCGATCCTCCCACAGTGCAGGAGGTCCCTTCATGCCTGTATCGCCGCATCATCCTCGGTTTTGTGCCGGGAGAGCCTGCATCCCGTTGGCTGACAAATGATGAGATCGCAGGAGGAGTCGTACAGGCGATCAAAGCTGATCGTCCGCAGTCTATCGTGGGGAGCGTGGAGCCGTGGGAGAAACGGCCCGGCTACTGATGCATATCGTAGGCAAGAAAAAAGAACGCGGGAGCTTTTGTCCTGCGTTCTTTTTGTTATATGAGCGCTTAGCTGCCTTGCGTGTTTTGCGAGGAGAAGAACTGGATGATCCCTTTGTATAGGCCTTCCGCGGCCAAATCCTGCTGTTTTTCGGAGCGGACGCGAACCTCCTCGTTGTAGTTGGAGAGGAAGCCGATCTCTGCCAAAATGGAAGTCACGGGATTTTCACGCAAGACGAAGTAATCTCCAAAGCGGGATTGCAGGTCTTTGTAGTTTGTGGCTTTGACCAGCTCATTTTGAACCAGGGAGGCCAGCTTGCTGGAGTTGCCTTGGTTGTAGTAGAAAACGATCGAGCCGTTTGTGGCGGTATTGGGATGCGTGTTGTGATGGACACTGACGAATATATCGGCTTTGTTTACGATGGCGACATCCACACGTTGCTGCAAAGTCAGCTTGCGATCGTCCGGCCTGGTCATGATGACTTTTGCCCCAGCCGCTTCGAGCTTGTTGCGCAGCAAAAGAGCCACTTGCAGGTTGACCGTCTTTTCCAAAGTGGAAAAGCTCAAGCCTGTTGCGCCATTGTCGTTGCCGCCATGGCCTGCGTCCACGACGATGACCTTTCCGGCCAATTCATTGGAACGGATCACGGCAGGCGTGCCACTGGCGGAAACGAGCCATCCTGCGATGTATCCGCTAGTACCGTTGCCCAGGGTCACTTGGAACCAATCTCCTGCTTTGTTTGTGATCGCAAACTTTTCTCCGGTCTGCGCGAGCGAGATGACATCATGCTCAGTACCTGGGCCGGAGCGAATATTCGTATCAGGATTGATGATGGTGACGTAAGGTCCGCTCGGTGTAGGATAAGTCGGTTGGGAGACCGTGACGAGCCAACCTGCGACCCATCCCGTTTTGCCATCTGGAGCCTGTACGCGGTACCATTCGCCTTGTTTTTCCATGATGGTCAGCGTGGTGCCAATTGCCAAGGTCCCGAGAATTCCACTGGAAGTGTTGGCCCCGCTGCGCAAATTGAGTCCGTCCGTATTCACTCTGGCTGTTTGTTTGGCAGCAGATGGCTGTCCGGTTGGCCCAGGAGTGACGACGGGTGGCTGTGCAGGAGTACCTGAGGTGTCCGCGGCCTCTCCAGCACCGGTAGTCGGAAGGGAAGGCATCGAGCCTTCATCTGTGGAAAACCAGGCGTTTACCCCATCGTATTGAAATTGAATCCAGCCGTTCTGCTGCTTGATGACCGTGACATTTTCTCCCGCGTGCAGCTGTCCGATTGCTGGCGTACTGGCATCGGGCGTGGCATACACGTAGGGGGCAAATTCCAGAGTGAGGCTGGCCCCTTGCACGGCACCCGGCTTTGCAGGTGTGCCTCCGTCTGCTTGTGTGACGGGCGGAGTGGTTGGAGTAGGGGGAGGTGCTGCAGGATTTGCCTGTCCACCGCTCGTGGTCTCCTTGACCAACCAGGAAGCCACCCAGCCTTTTGTCTGACCAGAGAGCTGAATCTGTATCCATTGCCCATTTTTTTGCACGATAGGGTAGCGCGTTCCCGGATTGATCGTCTGTACGACGGCATATGTCTGGCCGGGACCTGAGCGCACATTGAGTCCATCGGTTGTGCTCTCGATCTGGGGTGCAGGTGCAGCCGTCTGCTGGGCTGTGACTAGCCAGTTGGCCACCCAACCTGTTTTGCCATCCGGCAGTTTTACTTGTATCCAGTCATTTTTCGTGGCGACGACTGGCAATGCCGTTTTCATAGGGAGTGTAGTGATGATGGTATCCTGAAGGCTTGGACCTGAACGGACGTTGAGCTTGTCCACAGAAACCTGAACAGAACCGGCGGCCCAAGCTGTTGTGAGTGGGAGAGAAACGGCGCATGCGATAGTCAGGAGCGACATCAGGAACTTTTGACGAAACACTTGTGTGACATCCTTTCCAGCTGATTGATGTTTGTCAATCTTCTTTTTCTTGCCTCTTTTTGGCAAAGTTTTTTTGCAAAGGTATCTTTTTCGCCTCGTATCCTGCTTTTTCCTGCATCTTCCGACAAACTTCTTCACGGTTTTCGAGGGTTGTTTTTCCCGCTTGGCGGCAATAATAGGGGAAGAACATTGCAACCAGGAGGAATACGGCGTGAGACAGTCAGACAAGGAAACATTCGCCCAGGACCTGAACCGAAAACTGTTTTCCGTCGATTTTCACGATTTTTTGGAAAAAGAGTCGACGCTCAATGACGTGGAAATGTCGAGGGAGTTCAACATCAGCGTGAGAGATGTCCAGCATTTGCGCAGAAAACGGAAGTAATGGACAGGATTGCTTGTAGGTGTTGCCGCTCGGATGGTTGACCTGCTTACTTCCGGTCAGCTAAGATGTAGAGTGGCATACTGAAGGGCAGGTGTAGCTATGATTGAGATTACGTGCGTGGGACACGCATTTGAGCGGGAGCTTTCCCTGATTCTCGCTTTGTTTTATGAAGACCCGCAGCTCGCGTTCACGAGCCAGTGGACAGATGAGCCGGGCTTAAAGCTCAGACTCACCCTGACGCTGCGTGAAGACGGCGTGCTGGCGACAGGAGAATTATTTGACGGTACTCGTCAAATCCATCACCAGGTCAATCGCAGCTATGTGTCCCGCGAAGAAAAAGCGATGCGCAAAACGGCGAAGCAAGCTCTTTGCTATGCTTTGCTGTTAATACTGGAAGAATATACAGGAATGGAGCAAGGCTGGGGGATCTTGACAGGCATCCGCCCGACGAAGCTGCTGCACCAGATGAATGTGGCCGGAATCGGGAAAGCCGAGGCGCATCAGCGATTGCAAGAAGATGTGATCCTGCGCCCGTACAAGCTGCAGCTCCTCCAGAATATCGTGGATCGGCAACTGCAGGTCGTACCGGATCTGTACCAGATCGACCAGGAGCTGTCCGTGTACATCGGGATTCCATTCTGCCCGACGAAATGCGCGTATTGCACGTTCCCTGCCTATGCGATTCGCAGCCATACGGCATCGGTCAATCCGTTTCTCGAGGGACTCCACTACGAAATGGAGCAGCTCGGAAAATGGCTTACGGACAACGATCAGCGGATCACTTCGATCTACTTTGGCGGAGGGACGCCGACGAGCATTACGGCCGACGACATGGATCAGCTGTTCCAGACGATGCACCGCTCTTTTCCGCACATGGATAAGGTCAGGGAGCTGACGGTAGAGGCTGGAAGACCGGATACGATCACCCGGGAGAAGCTGGATGTCATGAAGCGCTGGGAAGTGGACCGGATCAGCATCAATCCGCAATCGTTCACGCAGGAGACGCTGAATGCAATCGGCAGACATCACACCGTCGAAGAAACGATCGAGAAGTACCACCTCGCCATGGAGATGGGCCTCACCAATATCAACATGGACTTGATCATCGGCCTGCCTAACGAAGGTGTGGCCGAGCTCGCACACAGTCTGCAGGAAGTGGAAAAGCTCATGCCAGCTTCCCTGACGGTCCATACGTTGTCGTTCAAGCGTGCATCGGAAATGACGCAAAACAAGGAACGCTACAAAGTGGCAAGCCGCGAAGAAATCAGTGAAATGATGGAAATGGCGTCGAGTTGGACTGCGGCAAACGGATACGACCCATACTACCTGTACCGTCAGAAAAACATTCTGGGGAATCTGGAGAATGTCGGCTACTCCAAGCCAGGTCAGGAGAGCATCTACAACATCATGATCATGGAAGAGGTCCAGACCATTCTCGGCCTCGGCTGTGGAGCGGTATCCAAGCTGATGGCGCCGGGAAGCGGCAAGCTGACACGCTGGCCGAACCCAAAGGATCCCAAGACGTACAACGATACGTATCGGGTACTGGTAGAGAACAAGCTTCGTGATCTGGACGACATATATTTCGGAAAAGCCACTTCTCTGGCACAATAATTGCTTTGTAAAAAAACTTTTATAATAGCGCCTGTTGACTCCGAGTAAGCAGGTTTGCTATGATTCACAATAAGCTTTTGAAACAGGAATATGGATCTGATGACGGGAACAAGTATCCAAGAGACGATATTCAGAGAGAGAGTGCCGTGGCTGAGAGTGCTCTCATAGACGACTTGGTGAATGACATCCCCGAAGACCGCAGTGAACGGCAGAAGCTGCATTGGCTTCCTCAGTAACTGACAGGCGTCCGCCGGCGTTATCGGCTTTATGAAGAGGAGTGACTCAACGGTCGCTCAATCAGGGTGGCACCACGGGAGTTAAAACCAGTCTCTCGTCCCTGACCTGTAGTTTGCGCTACAGGTCAGGCGGCGAGGGGCTTTTTTATTTTCTTAATCATAATGGGGGTTCAGACGAATGACGCGCATTCAAATTCCTCGCGGTACGCAGGACATCATGCCCGGTACCGTAGAGCTGTGGCACTACGTGGAGGCCAAAGCCCGCGATTTGTGCCGACGCTCCAATTATCAGGAAATCCGCACTCCGCTGTTTGAGAGCACTGAGCTGTTCCAGCGCGGCGTAGGCGAGACCACCGACATCGTGGAAAAAGAGATGTACAGTGTGGCGAATCCACGCAGCACGGATGCCCTCACACTGCGTCCAGAGGGGACGGCCGGGGTCGTTCGCTCCTATGTGGAGAACAAATTGTACGGCTCACCGAATCAACCGACGAAGCTGTACTACCTGGGGCCGATGTTCCGGCATGAGCGCCCACAGGCAGGCCGTTACCGTCAATTTGTTCAGTTTGGTGCAGAAGCGATCGGGTCCAGTGACCCGGCGATTGACGCGGAAGTGATCGGCCTTGCGATTCGTCTGTATCAGGAGCTGGGCTTGACTGGACTCAGCGTCGAGCTGAACAGCGTAGGCACGCTGGAAGACCGCGCTCATCACCGCGAGCATCTGCTGGCTCATCTGAATGGCGTGCGGACTGAGCTGTGCGAGGATTGCCAATCCCGGATCGATCGAAATCCGCTGCGCGTGCTCGACTGCAAAAACGAGAAGTGCAAGTCTCTGACCAAAGATGCGCCATCGATTCTCGACTACTTGAGCGAAGAGTCGGCTGCACATTTTGAAGCCGTGAAAGGCTACCTGACCGCGCTGGATATCCCGTACCACGTGAATCCACGTCTGGTTCGCGGGCTGGATTACTACACCCTGACCGCGTTTGAGATCAAGATGGCAGAGATCGGTGCGGTAGAGACCTTGTGCGGCGGCGGCCGCTACAACGGGCTGGTGGCAGAGCTCGGCGGCGATGATATGCCGGGTATCGGCTTTGCACTCAGCATCGAGCGATTGCTGCTGGCGCTGGAAAAACAAGGCGTGCAGCTGCCGATCAGTGGTGGGATCGATTGCTTCGTAGTCGTACAATCGCCAGAGGCAAAAACACAGGCATTCGTCCTCGTGGATCAATTGCGTCGGGCGGGAATTGCGGCTGAGCTCGATTACCTCGATCGCAAAATGAAGGCACAGCTGAAGCAAGCCGATCGCCTGTCTGCTCGTTTTACCGCGATCATCGGTGAGACGGAGCTGGCAAACGGCACTGTCGTATTGAAAGAGATGGCAACAGGCGAACAGCAAGAGGTCAAACGAGATGAGCTCGTGACCGCGCTGAGCGCAAAATTACAACCTACAATCTAGGAATTGAGTGGAGGATATCAAAATGGCATGGCAATATCGCACCGTACATTGCGGAGAAGTAACAAAAGAACACGTCGGACAGGAAATCGTCCTGAATGGATGGGTACAAAAGCGTCGTGACCTCGGCGGAGTTATTTTCATCGACTTCCGTGACCGTACCGGCATCGTGCAAATCGTGTTCAATCCAGAGCACCACAAGGGTGCTTGGGAGCTCGCCGATAAAGTTCGCAGCGAATACGTACTGGTCGTAAAAGGAACGGTTGTAAACCGCGCGCCGGAAGCGATCAACCCGAAATTGCAGACAGGAGAAGTGGAAGTGCACATCTCCGACATTCAAATTCTCAACGAAGCGAAAACGCCTCCGTTCCAAATCGAGGATGAAATCGATGTAGATGAGCAAGTGCGCCTGAAATACCGCTACCTGGACCTGCGCCGTCCGGAAATGCAGCGCTCCCTGATTCTGCGCAGCAAAGCAGCGAAGGCATTCCGCGACTACCTCGACAACAACGGCTTTGTGGAAGTAGAAACCCCCATGCTGACAAAGAGCACGCCAGAGGGCGCCCGCGATTACTTGGTGCCATCCCGTGTGCATCCAGGCGAGTTCTATGCATTGCCGCAATCACCACAGCTGTTCAAGCAGCTGCTGATGGTGTCCGGTCTGGAACGCTACTATCAGATCGTTCGTTGCTTCCGTGACGAAGACCTGCGCGCTGACCGTCAGCCGGAATTCACCCAGGTGGACATTGAGACATCTTTCCTCTCTATGGAAGAAATCCTGCCCATGATGGAAAAGATGGTCGCACACGTTTTCAAAGAAACGCTCGGTATTGACATCCCGACTCCGTTCCCGCGCCTCACATACGCAGATGCAATGGGACGCTACGGCTCCGACAAGCCAGACGTTCGCTTCGGCATGGAGCTGACCGATGTATCCGACCTGGTAGCGAGCAGTGATTTCAAAGTATTCGCCAGCGTAGTAGCGGGTGGCGGTCAAGTAAAAGCGATCAACGCGAAAGGCTGCGGTCACTATTCCCGCAAAGAGGCTGACGACCTGCAAAAATTCGCAAACCGCTATGGTGCGAAAGGCCTGGCGTACATCGGCTTCCAAGGCGGAGAGGTGAAAGGTCCAATCGCGAAGTTCTTTAAAGAAGAGGAAATCGCTGAACTGAAAAAACGCCTGTCCGCTGAAGATGGCGACTTGCTTCTGTTCGTGGCAGACAAACCAAAAGTGGTTGCGGATGCTCTGGGTGCCCTTCGCTCCAAGCTGGGTGCGGAGCTCGGCCTGATCGACCACAGCAAATTCGCGTTCCTGTGGGTCGTAGACTTCCCACTGGTTGAATGGGATGAAGAGGCGAAGCGCTACGTGGCTCTGCACCATCCGTTCACTCGTCCAAAAGACGAAGACCTGCACCTGTTCGACACGGATCCAGGTCAAATCCGTGCACAAGCGTACGACATGGTGCTCAACGGCTACGAGCTCGGCGGCGGTTCCATGCGGATCTTCAAGCGTGACGTGCAAGAAAAAATGTTCAAAGCGCTCGGCTTTACACCAGAAGAAGCCCGCGAGCAATTCGGCTTCCTCCTCGATGCGTTTGAATACGGCACACCACCGCATGGCGGTATCGCACTCGGTCTGGACCGCTTGATCATGCTGCTGGCAGGACGCACCAACCTGCGCGAAGTGATTGCGTTCCCGAAAACAGCGAGTGCAACCGACCTGATGGTAAACGCACCAGATGTGGTAGCTCCAAGACAGCTGTCTGACCTGCACATCGCG of Brevibacillus choshinensis contains these proteins:
- the dtd gene encoding D-aminoacyl-tRNA deacylase, which translates into the protein MRVVVQRTREASVTVAGEVVGQIEHGLMLLVGITHEDGEKEVEFVADKIANLRIFEDEEGKMNHSVLETGGQILSVSQFTLYGDCRKGRRPNFMAAARPEHAEPLYELFNKKLREKGLQVETGRFGAMMDVRLLNDGPVTLIVES
- a CDS encoding short-chain dehydrogenase, producing the protein MGREALVVGGSGMLADATIWLAREGYHVSVVGRDRGRLERVANDSSTPDRFTLLDLDYQDSTALLQAMARLQSDRGEMDLVVAWIHQTAPEALSIIQRAFSGQEKAWRLYHVCGSRAWIDPPTVQEVPSCLYRRIILGFVPGEPASRWLTNDEIAGGVVQAIKADRPQSIVGSVEPWEKRPGY
- a CDS encoding SH3 domain-containing protein, whose protein sequence is MSLLTIACAVSLPLTTAWAAGSVQVSVDKLNVRSGPSLQDTIITTLPMKTALPVVATKNDWIQVKLPDGKTGWVANWLVTAQQTAAPAPQIESTTDGLNVRSGPGQTYAVVQTINPGTRYPIVQKNGQWIQIQLSGQTKGWVASWLVKETTSGGQANPAAPPPTPTTPPVTQADGGTPAKPGAVQGASLTLEFAPYVYATPDASTPAIGQLHAGENVTVIKQQNGWIQFQYDGVNAWFSTDEGSMPSLPTTGAGEAADTSGTPAQPPVVTPGPTGQPSAAKQTARVNTDGLNLRSGANTSSGILGTLAIGTTLTIMEKQGEWYRVQAPDGKTGWVAGWLVTVSQPTYPTPSGPYVTIINPDTNIRSGPGTEHDVISLAQTGEKFAITNKAGDWFQVTLGNGTSGYIAGWLVSASGTPAVIRSNELAGKVIVVDAGHGGNDNGATGLSFSTLEKTVNLQVALLLRNKLEAAGAKVIMTRPDDRKLTLQQRVDVAIVNKADIFVSVHHNTHPNTATNGSIVFYYNQGNSSKLASLVQNELVKATNYKDLQSRFGDYFVLRENPVTSILAEIGFLSNYNEEVRVRSEKQQDLAAEGLYKGIIQFFSSQNTQGS
- a CDS encoding coproporphyrinogen III oxidase, yielding MIEITCVGHAFERELSLILALFYEDPQLAFTSQWTDEPGLKLRLTLTLREDGVLATGELFDGTRQIHHQVNRSYVSREEKAMRKTAKQALCYALLLILEEYTGMEQGWGILTGIRPTKLLHQMNVAGIGKAEAHQRLQEDVILRPYKLQLLQNIVDRQLQVVPDLYQIDQELSVYIGIPFCPTKCAYCTFPAYAIRSHTASVNPFLEGLHYEMEQLGKWLTDNDQRITSIYFGGGTPTSITADDMDQLFQTMHRSFPHMDKVRELTVEAGRPDTITREKLDVMKRWEVDRISINPQSFTQETLNAIGRHHTVEETIEKYHLAMEMGLTNINMDLIIGLPNEGVAELAHSLQEVEKLMPASLTVHTLSFKRASEMTQNKERYKVASREEISEMMEMASSWTAANGYDPYYLYRQKNILGNLENVGYSKPGQESIYNIMIMEEVQTILGLGCGAVSKLMAPGSGKLTRWPNPKDPKTYNDTYRVLVENKLRDLDDIYFGKATSLAQ
- the hisS gene encoding histidine--tRNA ligase, with the protein product MTRIQIPRGTQDIMPGTVELWHYVEAKARDLCRRSNYQEIRTPLFESTELFQRGVGETTDIVEKEMYSVANPRSTDALTLRPEGTAGVVRSYVENKLYGSPNQPTKLYYLGPMFRHERPQAGRYRQFVQFGAEAIGSSDPAIDAEVIGLAIRLYQELGLTGLSVELNSVGTLEDRAHHREHLLAHLNGVRTELCEDCQSRIDRNPLRVLDCKNEKCKSLTKDAPSILDYLSEESAAHFEAVKGYLTALDIPYHVNPRLVRGLDYYTLTAFEIKMAEIGAVETLCGGGRYNGLVAELGGDDMPGIGFALSIERLLLALEKQGVQLPISGGIDCFVVVQSPEAKTQAFVLVDQLRRAGIAAELDYLDRKMKAQLKQADRLSARFTAIIGETELANGTVVLKEMATGEQQEVKRDELVTALSAKLQPTI
- the aspS gene encoding aspartate--tRNA ligase; the protein is MAWQYRTVHCGEVTKEHVGQEIVLNGWVQKRRDLGGVIFIDFRDRTGIVQIVFNPEHHKGAWELADKVRSEYVLVVKGTVVNRAPEAINPKLQTGEVEVHISDIQILNEAKTPPFQIEDEIDVDEQVRLKYRYLDLRRPEMQRSLILRSKAAKAFRDYLDNNGFVEVETPMLTKSTPEGARDYLVPSRVHPGEFYALPQSPQLFKQLLMVSGLERYYQIVRCFRDEDLRADRQPEFTQVDIETSFLSMEEILPMMEKMVAHVFKETLGIDIPTPFPRLTYADAMGRYGSDKPDVRFGMELTDVSDLVASSDFKVFASVVAGGGQVKAINAKGCGHYSRKEADDLQKFANRYGAKGLAYIGFQGGEVKGPIAKFFKEEEIAELKKRLSAEDGDLLLFVADKPKVVADALGALRSKLGAELGLIDHSKFAFLWVVDFPLVEWDEEAKRYVALHHPFTRPKDEDLHLFDTDPGQIRAQAYDMVLNGYELGGGSMRIFKRDVQEKMFKALGFTPEEAREQFGFLLDAFEYGTPPHGGIALGLDRLIMLLAGRTNLREVIAFPKTASATDLMVNAPDVVAPRQLSDLHIATTVEEEEKVEA